A part of Drosophila bipectinata strain 14024-0381.07 chromosome 3L, DbipHiC1v2, whole genome shotgun sequence genomic DNA contains:
- the mRpL2 gene encoding large ribosomal subunit protein uL2m codes for MQSLTRLLNTALTLQPIQLAGRGVVGLQQLRGKTKVVEKPKPGAGQQFRRTVHFPEEYTVEPLKITHLAGRDPVSGRLVAKGIGGGVKQQYRWVKWVRDGPAEGSPQEELVLEVLRDGCRTSKVALVAVGDELKYILATENMKAGDILKTSRVIPRIPVRPNEGDAYPLGALPVGTRIHCLEKNPGQQCHLIHAAGTFGTILRKFDEKVVVQLPSKREFAFHRTCMATVGRLSNTEHNKEHVGSAQRMRELGNRPRSGLWKRKEGKHGRKIRRLPPMTTISPPAPPKEEAIKLTLPL; via the exons ATGCAAAGTCTAACGCGGCTGCTTAACACCGCCCTCACCCTGCAGCCCATACAGCTAGCTGGCCGGGGAGTCGTGGGCCTGCAGCAGCTGCGCGGCAAAACGAAAGTGGTGGAGAAGCCGAAACCAGGTGCCGGCCAGCAATTCCGGCGGACAGTTCACTTTCCAGAAGAATACACGGTGGAGCCACTGAAGATCACTCATCTTGCGGGACGGGATCCCGTCTCCGGTCGCTTGGTGGCCAAGGGCATTGGTGGCGGTGTCAAGCAGCAGTACCGCTGGGTTAAGTGGGTGCGTGACGGTCCCGCTGAGGGATCGCCCCAGGAGGAGCTTGTCCTCGAGGTTCTGCGCGACGGCTGTCGAACCTCCAAGGTGGCTCTGGTGGCCGTGGGAGACGAGCTCAAGTATATCCTTGCCACTGAGAACATGAAAGCCGGTGACATCCTAAAGACCTCACGCGTAATCCCACGGATTCCTG TGCGTCCTAATGAAGGCGATGCTTACCCTCTTGGAGCCCTGCCCGTTGGCACCCGCATCCACTGCTTGGAGAAGAATCCCGGCCAGCAGTGCCATTTGATCCACGCCGCCGGCACCTTTGGTACCATTCTGCGCAAGTTTGATGAGAAGGTAGTGGTGCAGTTGCCTTCCAAGCGGGAGTTTGCCTTTCACCGGACCTGCATGGCCACCGTGGGACGTCTATCGAACACGGAGCACAACAAGGAGCACGTGGGCAGCGCGCAGCGAATGAGGGAGCTGGGAAATCGGCCACGCTCTGGCCTGTGGAAGCGCAAGGAGGGTAAGCACGGCCGGAAGATACGACGCCTGCCGCCTATGACTACGATATCGCCACCTGCACCACCCAAGGAGGAGGCCATCAAGCTAACTCTGCCCCTGTGA
- the Ufd1 gene encoding ubiquitin fusion degradation protein 1 homolog: MFHFSGFNMMFPEGRNFTAAYKCFSVSMLPGNERSDVEKGGKIIMPNSALDTLTRLNVEYPMLFKLINGKKSRSSHAGVLEFVADEGKCYLPYWMMDNLLLEEGDILNIESVSLPVATFSKFQPHSTDFLDITNPKAVLENALRNFACLTKGDVIAIKYNKKVYELCVLETKPGNAVSIIECDMNVEFEAPVGYKEQSESQASGSGQQGAGAGAAGGELAGAANAVLEEVVETFKGSGVRLDGKKKKESQLETPVLKKVLPRGVPDYDFQFGLIRFDRNIRPISDRGNDKAGGSGNADGDDGESFQGTGFSMKKTRK, encoded by the exons ATGTTCCACTTTAGCGGTTTCAATATGATGTTCCCAGAGGGACGTAACTTTACGGCCGCTTACAAATGCTTCTCCGTGTCTATGTTGCCCGGAAACGAGCGCTCCGATGTGGAAAAGGGGGGCAAAA TTATTATGCCAAATTCGGCGCTGGACACTCTCACTCGCTTGAACGTGGAATACCCGATGCTGTTCAAGCTTATCAATGGCAAGAAATCCCGATCCTCACACGCCGGTGTCCTGGAGTTCGTTGCCGACGAGGGAAAGTGCTATCTGCCCTACTGGATGATGGACAATCTTCTGCTAGAAGAGGGCGACATTCTGAATATCGAGAGCGTCTCGCTGCCGGTGGCCACGTTCTCCAAATTCCAGCCTCACAGCACCGACTTCCTGGACATCACCAATCCGAAAGCCGTGCTGGAGAACGCCCTACGCAACTTCGCCTGCCTCACTAAGGGCGACGTTATTGCCATCAAGTACAACAAAAAGGTCTACGAACTGTGCGTCCTGGAGACGAAGCCTGGCAATGCCGTCAGCATCATCGAATGCGACATGAATGTGGAGTTCGAGGCACCGGTTGGTTACAAGGAACAGTCAGAGTCTCAGGCATCGGGTTCAGGGCAGCAGGGCGCCGGCGCTGGAGCAGCCGGTGGTGAGCTGGCCGGGGCAGCTAATGCCGTTCTGGAGGAAGTAGTGGAGACTTTTAAGGGTTCCGGCGTGCGTCTGGATGGCAAGAAGAAAAAGGAGAGTCAGCTAGAGACCCCGGTGCTAAAGAAAGTCTTGCCTCGCGGCGTCCCCGACTATGATTTCCAGTTCGGTTTAATCCGATTTGATCGCAACATTCGGCCCATTAGCGACAGAGGGAACGATAAGGCTGGTGGATCTGGGAACGCCGATGGAGACGATGGTGAAAGCTTCCAGGGCACCGGCTTTTCCATGAAGAAAACGCGCAAATAG